The following coding sequences are from one Arthrobacter sp. 24S4-2 window:
- a CDS encoding peptidoglycan bridge formation glycyltransferase FemA/FemB family protein has product MREFTARFASAEEVSNWDAHVTANPNGGNLLQSEAFAEVKQHFGWKPLHLVYETADYTSYNLVLEKSFPVLGKLWYLIKGPDVAVVEDIPGIVAANAEFVKRAKLGVFAIKIEPDIILSEDAKRVIENAGLVKTHNLQPNDSTALLDIAPEENQLLRNLHSRGRNAVRRAIREGVEVHNVEPTEENFRAMYGLMTTTVEAKSQVRVREYGYYRQFWTNFIDRGQGRLLFVYENGVPSVGAFVINYGRKGTYKDGGSLQKRSQYGDSHLVQWTAINQVKELGCTEYDFCGTPPSDKLKDATNPFHGLGLFKTSFSKTVTDFVGCYDQVISPLKYKAWMAAGERVARQLYTRRTGQQFY; this is encoded by the coding sequence TTGCGAGAATTTACTGCCCGCTTTGCCTCCGCCGAGGAGGTTTCCAACTGGGACGCCCACGTCACCGCGAACCCGAACGGTGGAAACCTGCTTCAATCCGAGGCTTTCGCCGAGGTCAAACAACACTTTGGCTGGAAACCGCTCCACCTCGTCTACGAAACCGCGGACTACACCAGCTATAACCTGGTGCTGGAGAAGTCCTTTCCGGTGCTGGGCAAGCTCTGGTACCTGATCAAGGGACCGGACGTGGCAGTGGTGGAGGACATCCCGGGCATCGTCGCGGCCAACGCCGAGTTCGTGAAACGCGCCAAGCTGGGCGTATTCGCGATCAAGATCGAACCGGACATCATCCTCTCCGAGGATGCGAAGCGGGTGATCGAGAACGCTGGCCTGGTCAAAACGCACAACCTGCAGCCGAACGACTCCACGGCGCTGCTGGATATTGCGCCGGAGGAAAACCAGTTGCTGCGCAACCTGCACTCGCGGGGGCGCAACGCAGTGCGTAGGGCCATCCGGGAAGGGGTGGAGGTGCACAACGTGGAGCCCACCGAGGAGAACTTCCGGGCCATGTACGGGCTGATGACCACCACCGTGGAAGCGAAGTCACAGGTCCGGGTCCGCGAGTACGGGTATTACCGGCAGTTCTGGACCAACTTCATCGACCGCGGCCAAGGCAGGTTGCTGTTCGTCTACGAGAACGGGGTCCCCTCAGTGGGCGCCTTCGTGATCAACTATGGCCGGAAGGGGACGTACAAGGACGGCGGCTCGCTTCAGAAGCGCAGCCAGTACGGGGACTCCCACCTGGTGCAGTGGACTGCCATCAACCAGGTCAAGGAACTCGGCTGCACGGAATACGACTTCTGCGGGACGCCGCCGAGCGACAAACTCAAGGACGCGACCAACCCGTTCCACGGACTTGGGCTGTTCAAGACGAGTTTCAGCAAGACCGTCACCGACTTCGTGGGCTGCTATGACCAGGTGATCAGCCCGCTGAAGTACAAGGCCTGGATGGCCGCCGGCGAACGCGTCGCGCGCCAGCTCTACACCCGGCGAACAGGCCAGCAGTTCTACTAA
- a CDS encoding DNA/RNA non-specific endonuclease, translated as MAGGYDRDFLRARLELPSPQPTTVLLDYVHFSVRLRTERKLAAVVGVNIHGRELVALAREGTWHFDPRIPKEQQAGPDVYKNNAFDRGHLVRRLDPVWGDEATARAANQDTFVFTNAAPQVDDFNQGKELWVGLEDHVLNHADLNDAKLSVFTGPVLAEDDLPYRGVQIPRKFWKIAAWTMDGKLAAAGFLLDQSPLLGKVELKKAIRERLLADEPPPLGPYRTFQVPVQQIAGLTGLSLSRLQNADRLAKSQRDLGKEPLAVRLESLEQIRL; from the coding sequence ATGGCTGGGGGATATGACCGGGATTTCTTGCGGGCGCGCCTTGAGCTGCCCAGCCCGCAGCCAACCACGGTGCTGCTTGACTACGTTCATTTCTCGGTCCGGCTGCGCACCGAGCGGAAGCTGGCCGCCGTCGTCGGCGTGAACATCCACGGGCGGGAACTGGTCGCGCTGGCCCGCGAAGGGACCTGGCACTTCGATCCCCGGATCCCGAAGGAGCAGCAGGCGGGCCCGGACGTGTATAAGAACAATGCCTTTGACCGGGGACACCTTGTCCGGCGGCTGGATCCGGTGTGGGGAGACGAGGCGACGGCCAGGGCCGCGAACCAGGACACCTTCGTCTTCACGAACGCCGCGCCGCAGGTTGACGATTTCAACCAGGGCAAGGAGCTCTGGGTGGGTCTGGAGGATCACGTGCTCAACCACGCCGACCTCAACGATGCCAAACTCAGCGTCTTCACCGGGCCCGTGCTTGCGGAGGACGACCTGCCTTACCGTGGTGTCCAGATTCCCAGGAAGTTCTGGAAGATCGCCGCCTGGACCATGGACGGGAAGCTGGCTGCGGCGGGATTCCTGCTGGACCAGTCACCGCTGTTGGGCAAAGTGGAGCTCAAGAAGGCCATCCGGGAACGGCTCCTGGCAGATGAACCGCCTCCGCTGGGCCCATACCGTACCTTCCAGGTTCCGGTGCAGCAGATCGCTGGGCTGACGGGACTGAGCCTTTCCCGGCTGCAGAATGCGGACCGGCTGGCCAAGAGCCAGCGTGATTTGGGCAAGGAACCCCTGGCCGTTCGGCTTGAGTCCCTGGAGCAGATCCGGCTCTGA
- a CDS encoding threonine/serine exporter ThrE family protein — protein MTKAPDGRRRPPTGALPPTEPLTAHQVRQNAAAKRMLRRLVQGENPPTAPMSIVDRLAGSPYANPMIQAGGVDTSARKTIDFALHLAESMFRYGAGALEVETSIIAVTAALGLKNIEVDITNQSVALNYAPKDQTPITLLRVVRSWTNNYAGLAQVHQLVTDIVAGGVGRDEAVRRLEEIIRSSKPFPRWMVTVAFAVFAAVFVGVLGGGPGASAVAFGSNILVSLLARQLGRWRVPDFFTTASCAFLVTFIALLLWRFGSPVGIQIAPAIVVVGGILLLLPTGRLVSSVQDAINGFPVTAAGRFLSTMLTFGALVSGISVAFVVGARMGMEEIDVTETFPPAYPLWALIIMVAVAVVAIGITEQTAWNLLLPTAAVGVVGHLVLLGADLIGMGARFSPAVAAVVIGLLARVIALKMGAPQLVVAVPAALILLPGLTIFRSMYVLTIEESQILLGAGGMLNAGAIVLGVAAGIVLGDTLARPLTRSLASNERRRARRR, from the coding sequence ATGACCAAAGCACCGGACGGTCGCCGCAGGCCGCCCACGGGGGCGCTGCCCCCGACCGAACCACTCACCGCGCACCAGGTACGGCAGAACGCCGCGGCCAAACGCATGCTGCGCAGGCTGGTGCAGGGCGAAAATCCGCCCACTGCACCCATGAGCATCGTGGACAGGCTCGCGGGCAGCCCCTACGCCAACCCCATGATCCAGGCGGGCGGCGTGGACACGTCCGCCCGAAAGACGATTGACTTCGCGCTGCACCTGGCCGAGTCCATGTTCAGGTACGGTGCTGGCGCCCTCGAAGTGGAAACCAGCATCATTGCGGTCACAGCCGCCTTGGGACTGAAGAACATCGAAGTGGACATCACCAACCAGTCGGTGGCCCTCAACTACGCCCCCAAGGACCAGACCCCCATTACGCTGCTCCGCGTGGTCCGGTCCTGGACCAACAACTATGCCGGCCTGGCCCAGGTGCACCAACTGGTCACCGACATCGTAGCCGGCGGCGTTGGCCGCGATGAGGCAGTCCGCCGGCTGGAAGAAATCATCCGCAGCTCCAAGCCCTTCCCGCGCTGGATGGTCACCGTGGCCTTCGCGGTGTTCGCCGCGGTCTTCGTGGGCGTGCTGGGCGGCGGACCGGGTGCCTCGGCCGTCGCGTTCGGCTCGAACATCTTGGTCAGCCTGCTCGCCCGGCAACTGGGCCGCTGGCGGGTACCGGACTTCTTTACCACTGCGTCCTGCGCCTTCCTGGTCACCTTTATCGCGCTCCTACTGTGGCGGTTCGGCAGTCCCGTGGGAATCCAGATCGCTCCGGCAATTGTGGTGGTGGGCGGCATCCTCCTGCTCCTGCCCACGGGGCGGCTCGTTTCGTCCGTACAGGACGCCATCAACGGCTTCCCCGTGACGGCGGCGGGCCGGTTCCTGTCCACCATGCTGACCTTCGGCGCGCTGGTGTCGGGTATCTCCGTCGCCTTCGTAGTGGGCGCCAGAATGGGCATGGAAGAAATCGACGTCACGGAGACATTTCCGCCGGCCTATCCTCTGTGGGCCTTGATCATCATGGTCGCTGTCGCCGTGGTGGCCATCGGCATCACAGAGCAGACTGCATGGAACCTGTTGCTGCCCACTGCAGCGGTTGGTGTCGTGGGCCATCTTGTGCTCCTCGGAGCGGACCTGATCGGCATGGGCGCGAGGTTTTCCCCCGCGGTGGCTGCCGTGGTCATTGGCCTCCTGGCGAGGGTCATCGCCCTGAAGATGGGCGCCCCGCAGCTGGTGGTTGCCGTTCCCGCCGCACTGATCCTGTTGCCCGGACTCACCATCTTCCGGTCCATGTATGTACTGACGATTGAAGAGTCGCAGATCTTGCTCGGAGCCGGGGGCATGCTGAATGCGGGGGCGATCGTCCTCGGCGTCGCGGCCGGAATCGTCCTGGGCGACACCCTGGCCCGGCCGCTGACCCGCAGCCTGGCCAGCAACGAACGCCGCCGCGCCCGCCGCCGCTAG